The following proteins are co-located in the Rhodococcus opacus B4 genome:
- a CDS encoding glucose 1-dehydrogenase, translating into MADQYACQDPTTQYPDPDREHQPEIPHPGLTADMVTTPDHGEKTYRGSGRLDGRRALITGADSGIGRAVAVAFAREGADVVVSCLDAEEPDARETVRLVNGAGRRAVVATGDITSEDHCQTLVDLTVREFGGLDILVNNAAFQMVQTGGIADITTEQFDRVLRTNLYALFWLCKKSVAVMEPGSTIVNTSSIQGMNPSPGLLDYATTKAAIINFTKGLAADVAKRGIRVNAVAPGPIWTPLIPATMPADGYRKFGEDVPLGRPGQPAELAPAYVFLASNESSYVTGEVLGVTGGIPFT; encoded by the coding sequence ATGGCCGACCAGTACGCCTGTCAGGATCCCACCACGCAGTACCCCGATCCCGACCGTGAGCACCAACCGGAGATACCGCACCCGGGACTGACCGCCGACATGGTGACCACCCCGGACCACGGCGAGAAGACCTATCGGGGCAGCGGCCGCCTCGACGGCCGTCGCGCCCTGATCACCGGGGCGGATTCGGGCATCGGACGAGCAGTGGCGGTCGCGTTCGCCCGCGAGGGCGCGGACGTGGTGGTCAGCTGCCTCGACGCCGAGGAGCCTGACGCCCGGGAGACCGTGCGACTGGTGAACGGCGCCGGACGGCGAGCCGTCGTCGCGACCGGGGACATCACGTCGGAGGACCACTGCCAGACTCTGGTGGACCTGACGGTCCGCGAATTCGGCGGTCTCGACATACTCGTGAACAACGCGGCGTTTCAGATGGTGCAGACGGGTGGCATCGCCGACATCACCACCGAGCAGTTCGACCGCGTCCTGCGGACGAACCTCTATGCGCTGTTCTGGCTGTGCAAGAAGTCCGTCGCGGTCATGGAACCCGGATCGACCATCGTGAACACGTCGTCGATCCAGGGCATGAATCCCTCCCCCGGGCTGCTCGACTACGCCACCACCAAGGCGGCGATCATCAACTTCACCAAGGGACTGGCGGCCGATGTGGCGAAGCGGGGAATACGAGTGAACGCGGTGGCGCCGGGGCCCATCTGGACGCCGCTGATTCCGGCGACCATGCCCGCCGACGGCTACCGGAAGTTCGGAGAGGACGTGCCCCTGGGCCGGCCTGGCCAGCCGGCCGAACTGGCTCCCGCGTACGTTTTCCTCGCGTCGAACGAATCCAGTTACGTCACCGGAGAAGTGCTCGGCGTCACCGGGGGTATTCCGTTCACGTGA
- a CDS encoding Clp protease N-terminal domain-containing protein yields MENSTPVTPPIRLDDLIEAIKKGHAEAPLEQLTDAVLAAEHLGDLADHLIGHFVDQARRSGASWTEIGKSMGVTKQAAQKRFVPKDPGQASDLDPNQGFSRFTPRARQVVVVAQNEARAASNSEILPQHLVLGLLTDPDGLGARAIAAQGVDLDTVRHAATATLPPAVEEIPALIPFDAQSRKALELTFREALRLGHNYIGTEHILLALLEVEDGVGVLAGLGVDKAAVEENIAANLAAIVAARTEE; encoded by the coding sequence GAAGGGGCATGCTGAGGCGCCGCTCGAGCAACTCACCGACGCGGTTCTCGCCGCCGAACACCTCGGCGACCTCGCAGACCACCTCATCGGCCACTTCGTCGACCAGGCCCGCCGCTCGGGGGCGTCGTGGACCGAGATCGGTAAGAGCATGGGAGTCACCAAGCAGGCCGCACAGAAGCGGTTCGTCCCCAAGGACCCCGGGCAGGCCTCCGACCTCGATCCGAATCAGGGATTCAGCCGATTCACTCCCCGCGCACGACAGGTTGTGGTCGTCGCGCAGAACGAAGCCAGGGCCGCAAGCAACTCCGAGATCCTGCCCCAGCATCTCGTCCTCGGACTCCTGACCGACCCCGACGGACTCGGTGCCCGCGCCATCGCAGCACAGGGCGTGGATCTGGACACGGTCCGGCACGCGGCGACCGCGACGCTGCCGCCCGCCGTCGAGGAGATCCCCGCTCTCATCCCCTTCGACGCTCAGTCGCGCAAAGCGCTCGAACTCACGTTCCGTGAAGCACTTCGGCTGGGACACAACTACATCGGAACCGAGCACATTCTGCTTGCCCTGCTCGAGGTCGAGGACGGCGTCGGTGTGCTCGCCGGACTGGGTGTCGACAAAGCCGCGGTCGAGGAGAACATTGCCGCCAACCTCGCCGCTATCGTCGCCGCACGCACCGAGGAGTGA
- a CDS encoding glutamate ABC transporter substrate-binding protein, with protein MTQVRKSRQGARPWIRYLVGIVAVVVLAGCAAPDPLTPTVSGTYTTRPMTNGAQIIPPTNNPPPEGPSPESCGALASLRPGPQPPPGQMPPGGALAEIASRGRLIVGVDQNTNPFSFRDPTTGTLQGFDIDVAKEITKDIFGDPAKVEFRLLTSAGRFSALEQNDVDVVVHATAITCERARRVGFSTEYFRAFQRILVPRGSDITGPADLAGKRVCTFVDTTSLPTVQRVAPEATIVAVPDWDDCLVTMQKRQADATSTSDALLAGLVSQDPHFQIVGPPMEGEEHWGLAVNKYKDDLIRFVNGTLDRMRSDGTWMRLYDRWIAGSLGPIAGPPPATYRD; from the coding sequence ATGACACAAGTGCGGAAATCGAGACAGGGGGCGAGGCCCTGGATTCGGTACCTCGTCGGGATTGTCGCTGTCGTCGTCCTCGCCGGCTGCGCGGCACCCGACCCTCTCACCCCGACGGTCTCAGGCACCTACACCACCCGGCCGATGACGAACGGCGCACAGATCATTCCGCCCACGAACAATCCGCCGCCTGAAGGACCGTCCCCCGAGTCGTGCGGAGCGCTTGCGAGCCTACGGCCCGGCCCGCAGCCGCCGCCGGGGCAGATGCCACCCGGTGGGGCACTTGCCGAGATCGCGTCGCGCGGACGGTTGATCGTCGGTGTCGACCAGAACACGAACCCGTTCAGCTTCCGCGACCCGACCACGGGCACCCTGCAGGGCTTCGACATCGACGTGGCGAAGGAGATCACCAAGGACATCTTCGGCGACCCGGCAAAAGTCGAATTCCGGCTGCTCACCTCGGCCGGCCGGTTCTCGGCACTCGAGCAGAACGACGTCGACGTCGTCGTTCACGCCACGGCGATCACGTGCGAACGCGCCCGACGCGTCGGCTTCTCCACCGAGTACTTTCGCGCATTTCAGCGAATTCTGGTCCCGCGGGGTTCCGACATCACGGGGCCGGCGGACCTGGCCGGAAAGCGGGTCTGCACCTTCGTCGACACCACGTCTCTCCCCACGGTCCAACGAGTCGCGCCGGAGGCCACGATCGTCGCCGTCCCCGATTGGGACGACTGCCTCGTCACCATGCAGAAACGGCAGGCCGACGCGACCAGCACCTCCGACGCGCTCCTGGCCGGCCTCGTGTCCCAGGACCCGCATTTTCAGATCGTGGGACCACCGATGGAGGGCGAGGAGCACTGGGGGCTCGCCGTCAACAAGTACAAGGACGACCTGATCAGGTTCGTCAACGGCACTCTCGACCGCATGCGGTCGGACGGAACGTGGATGCGCCTCTACGACCGGTGGATCGCCGGTTCGCTCGGGCCGATCGCAGGCCCACCTCCGGCTACCTATCGAGATTGA